From a single Bufo gargarizans isolate SCDJY-AF-19 unplaced genomic scaffold, ASM1485885v1 original_scaffold_1415_pilon, whole genome shotgun sequence genomic region:
- the LOC122923259 gene encoding ras-related protein Rab-13-like — translation CSLSFCTGIDFKIRTTEIQGKKIKLQVWDTAGQERFKTITTAYYRGAMGIILVYDITDDRSFENIQNWMKSIKENAAAGVERMLLGNKCDMESRRKVPKERGEKLAKEHGIRFFETSAKSSQNVDEAFNELATDILMQMSRRAGHGMRDPVDLKSSSKKGGNKCSAL, via the exons TGTTCTCTCTCTTTCTGCACAGGAATCGATTTTAAAATCCGGACGACCGAAATCCAAGGGAAGAAAATCAAACTGCAGGTCTG GGACACGGCCGGGCAGGAGAGGTTCAAGACCATCACTACCGCCTACTACCGGGGGGCAATG GGGATAATTTTGGTCTATGACATCACTGACGACCGCTCCTTCGAAAATATCCAAAACTGGATGAAGAGCATTAAAGAG AACGCTGCGGCAGGAGTAGAGCGGATGCTCCTGGGGaataaatgtgacatggagagcAGGCGGAAAGTCCCAAAAGAGCGCGGGGAGAAG CTCGCTAAAGAACACGGCATCCGCTTCTTCGAGACCAGTGCTAAGTCCAGCCAGAACGTGGACGAG GCGTTCAATGAACTGGCCACAGACATCCTGATGCAGATGTCCCGGAGGGCG GGCCACGGGATGAGGGATCCAGTGGATTTAAAAAGTTCTTCCAAGAAAGGAGGCAACAAGTGTTCTGCGCTATAA